In Sphingomonas panacisoli, one genomic interval encodes:
- a CDS encoding potassium transporter Kup, giving the protein MSSPKTVQLSKSALIALSIGAIGVVFGDIGTSPLYAFREALGQAASDGLVKDEVLGVLSLALWSLFLIVSVKYVTFLMRANNRGEGGVLALAALARKALGWRSRTAIVLGAAGAALFYGDAMITPALSVLSAVEGLRTLPGATNAVNETQIILITMGILIGLFLIQSRGTERVSKLFGPICILWFVVIGGLGLWHIADEPGILWAFNPLEAVYFLLSHGTLGLFVLGAVFLTVTGAEALTADMGHFGPAPIRLAWFALAGPALVLNYLGQGAYALNKMEALQAAGQPFVNADWFFLMAPEALRPWLIVLAMLATIIASQAVITGAYSLTQQAVQLGFLPRLRVRNTSADYAGQIYLPTVNWLLLIGILVLVIQFRTSSAMAAAYGIAVTGTMVVTTCLAYIVVRHRWRWSRPWALLLILPFLTLDLIFFGANILRVIEGGWVPLVIAAVIGFTIFTWVRGKSIVRTFEQRQSVPLADLAAALARRSPERVEGTAIFLTGTPTAAPGALLHNLKHNKVLHATNLIASVKTSDMPYVDADDRFDIKRLDDNFSVVVLRYGFMESPDVPHDLAVAAKAGLLALDPMKASYFIGRNTLKADADVGMPLWQDRIFMFLQRNASDPTDFLRIPPGKVLELGEQVTV; this is encoded by the coding sequence ATGTCGTCCCCCAAGACGGTTCAACTTTCAAAATCCGCGCTCATCGCGCTTAGCATCGGCGCGATCGGCGTCGTGTTCGGCGATATCGGCACCAGCCCGCTCTACGCGTTCCGCGAGGCGTTGGGTCAGGCCGCATCGGACGGGCTGGTCAAGGATGAAGTGCTCGGCGTGCTGAGCCTGGCGCTCTGGTCGCTGTTCCTGATCGTCTCGGTCAAATACGTGACGTTCCTGATGCGCGCGAACAATCGCGGCGAGGGTGGCGTGCTGGCACTGGCGGCGCTCGCGCGAAAGGCACTCGGTTGGCGCTCGCGCACCGCGATCGTGCTCGGCGCGGCGGGTGCGGCGCTGTTCTACGGCGACGCGATGATCACCCCGGCGCTGTCGGTGCTGTCGGCCGTGGAGGGCCTGCGGACGCTTCCGGGTGCGACCAACGCGGTGAACGAGACGCAGATCATCCTGATCACCATGGGCATCCTGATCGGCCTGTTCCTGATCCAGTCGCGCGGGACCGAGCGCGTGTCGAAGCTGTTCGGCCCAATCTGTATCCTGTGGTTCGTCGTGATCGGCGGGCTGGGACTGTGGCACATCGCCGACGAGCCCGGCATCCTGTGGGCGTTCAACCCGCTGGAGGCGGTATATTTCCTGCTGAGCCACGGTACGCTGGGGCTGTTCGTGCTCGGCGCGGTGTTCCTGACGGTGACCGGGGCGGAGGCGCTGACCGCGGACATGGGGCATTTCGGGCCGGCGCCGATCCGGCTCGCCTGGTTTGCGCTGGCGGGCCCCGCGCTGGTGCTCAATTATCTCGGCCAGGGTGCCTATGCGCTCAACAAGATGGAGGCGCTGCAGGCGGCGGGCCAACCTTTCGTCAATGCCGACTGGTTCTTCCTGATGGCGCCCGAGGCGTTGCGGCCGTGGCTGATCGTGCTGGCGATGCTGGCGACGATCATCGCCAGCCAGGCCGTCATCACCGGCGCTTATTCGCTGACCCAACAAGCGGTACAGCTCGGCTTCCTGCCGCGACTGCGCGTGCGCAACACTTCGGCCGATTATGCCGGGCAGATCTATCTGCCGACGGTCAACTGGCTGCTGCTGATCGGTATCCTGGTGCTGGTGATCCAGTTCCGCACCTCGTCGGCGATGGCCGCGGCATACGGAATCGCGGTGACCGGCACGATGGTGGTGACGACGTGCCTGGCGTACATCGTCGTGCGGCATCGCTGGCGCTGGTCGCGCCCCTGGGCACTGCTGCTGATCCTGCCGTTCCTGACGCTCGACCTGATCTTCTTCGGCGCGAACATCCTGCGCGTGATCGAAGGGGGCTGGGTGCCGCTGGTGATCGCGGCCGTAATCGGCTTCACGATCTTTACCTGGGTCCGCGGCAAGTCGATCGTCCGCACCTTCGAACAGCGCCAGAGCGTCCCGCTCGCCGACCTCGCCGCCGCCTTGGCGCGCCGTTCGCCCGAGCGCGTCGAGGGTACCGCGATCTTCCTGACCGGCACGCCGACCGCGGCGCCCGGCGCGCTGCTCCACAACCTCAAGCACAACAAAGTGTTGCACGCGACCAACCTGATCGCGTCGGTGAAGACCAGCGACATGCCCTATGTCGATGCCGACGACCGGTTCGACATCAAGCGCCTGGACGACAATTTCAGCGTCGTCGTGCTCCGCTACGGGTTCATGGAAAGTCCCGACGTGCCGCACGATTTGGCGGTCGCGGCGAAGGCCGGTTTGCTCGCGCTAGACCCCATGAAAGCGAGCTATTTCATCGGTCGCAACACGCTGAAGGCCGATGCGGACGTCGGCATGCCGCTATGGCAGGACCGCATCTTCATGTTCCTGCAGCGCAACGCCAGCGATCCGACCGACTTCCTGCGCATCCCGCCGGGGAAGGTGCTGGAATTGGGCGAACAGGTGACCGTTTAG
- a CDS encoding pyridoxal phosphate-dependent aminotransferase, with amino-acid sequence MQPSAALNRIKPSPTLAITSRVQELKRAGIDVIGLGAGEPDFDTPDSIKEAGIKAIRDGQTKYTNVDGTPELKEAVRAKFLRDNQLTYGIDQITVNAGGKHTLFNAMVATLDPGDEVVIPAPYWVSYPDVVLFAGGTPVFAPAGADQQYKLKPEQLEAAITPRTKWLILNSPSNPTGAAYSEAELKALGAVLERHPHVWIYADDMYEHIVFDDFRFTTIAQVRPSLYDRTLTANGASKAYAMTGWRIGFAGGPAWLIKAMSKLQSQSTSNPCSIAQAATVAALTGDQAFLKTNAALFQSRRDLVVSMLNQAKGITCPRPEGAFYVYPEFSALIGKSTPNGRLIATDEDFVGYLLDDAKVAAVQGEAFGLSPAMRISYATSDDLLREACERIQTACAALR; translated from the coding sequence ATGCAACCTTCCGCCGCGCTCAACCGCATCAAGCCGTCGCCGACGCTGGCGATCACCAGCCGCGTGCAGGAGCTGAAGCGCGCCGGGATCGACGTGATCGGCCTTGGCGCGGGCGAGCCCGATTTCGACACACCGGACTCCATCAAGGAAGCCGGGATCAAGGCGATCCGCGACGGCCAGACCAAGTACACCAATGTCGACGGCACGCCCGAACTGAAGGAAGCGGTGCGCGCCAAGTTCCTGCGCGACAACCAGCTGACCTACGGCATCGACCAGATCACGGTGAATGCGGGCGGTAAGCACACGTTGTTCAACGCGATGGTCGCGACGCTCGATCCGGGCGACGAAGTGGTTATACCTGCCCCGTATTGGGTGAGCTATCCCGACGTCGTGCTGTTCGCGGGCGGCACCCCGGTGTTCGCGCCCGCCGGCGCCGACCAGCAGTACAAGCTGAAGCCCGAACAGCTCGAAGCCGCGATCACGCCGCGCACCAAGTGGCTGATCCTCAACTCGCCGTCCAACCCGACCGGCGCCGCGTACAGCGAAGCCGAGTTGAAGGCGCTCGGCGCGGTGCTCGAACGCCACCCGCATGTCTGGATCTATGCCGACGATATGTACGAGCACATCGTGTTCGACGACTTCCGGTTCACCACCATCGCGCAGGTCCGTCCGTCGCTCTACGACCGCACGCTGACCGCGAACGGCGCGTCGAAGGCCTATGCGATGACCGGCTGGCGGATCGGCTTCGCGGGCGGGCCGGCGTGGCTGATCAAGGCGATGTCGAAGCTGCAGTCGCAATCGACCAGCAACCCCTGTTCGATCGCGCAGGCGGCGACGGTCGCGGCGCTCACCGGCGACCAGGCGTTCCTCAAGACCAATGCCGCCCTGTTCCAATCGCGCCGCGATCTGGTCGTGTCGATGCTCAACCAAGCGAAGGGCATCACCTGCCCACGGCCTGAGGGCGCGTTCTATGTCTATCCCGAATTCTCCGCACTGATCGGCAAGAGCACGCCGAACGGCCGGCTGATCGCGACCGACGAGGATTTCGTCGGCTATCTGCTCGACGACGCGAAGGTGGCGGCGGTGCAGGGAGAGGCGTTCGGGCTCTCGCCGGCGATGCGGATCAGCTATGCGACGTCGGACGATCTGCTGCGCGAAGCGTGCGAGCGCATCCAGACCGCGTGCGCCGCGTTGCGGTAA
- the rpmF gene encoding 50S ribosomal protein L32 has product MAVPKRKTSPSRRGMRRAHDSLSVEAFQECPNCGELKRPHNLCGSCGHYNGREIVSVEG; this is encoded by the coding sequence ATGGCCGTTCCAAAACGCAAAACTTCGCCCTCGCGTCGTGGCATGCGCCGCGCGCACGATTCGTTGTCGGTCGAGGCATTCCAGGAATGCCCAAACTGCGGCGAGCTGAAGCGTCCCCACAACCTTTGCGGGTCGTGCGGGCACTATAACGGCCGCGAGATCGTTTCGGTCGAAGGCTGA
- the pabB gene encoding aminodeoxychorismate synthase component I: MPPETTGCICRAVIRRDRPFVLLDDARAAGAAPARLYQDPTGTVEARALVEVKPALDRLRAARHRGLHAVGYMAYEAAAAFEPVLGSLAADDAPLLWFGLFESYDEIAPDDVPALLPDPNSAWAGTPLPDVDRGGYADRFDRIHALIEAGDIYQANLSYRARVPIAGDPLAIYAKLRASAQAGYGAVVSTGIDWLLSLSPELFFALDGATLTAKPMKGTARRGATPDEDRKLAAELGNDAKQRAENLMIVDLLRNDLSRVAGNVAVPELFAVETYPTIHTMTSTVTATLAPDQDAIDVLAALFPCGSITGAPKIRAIEALAEIETESAPRGPYTGAIGRLDAGGGAMFNVAIRTLAINGDDDHATLGAGGGIVADSREAEEWDEALAKMDFVTAGARTIDLIETMAFDPVEGLPLLERHLARMKDSAALLGFAFDRHAARNELQAATFRLREPKRIRLLLAKTGAVAIEVAPLPPASTDPVAVAIVPMPVARADFRLRHKTSDRAFYDRARGSAFEVLFERDGQLTEGSFTNLFVERDGMFLTPPLGLGLLPGVLRGDLIDSGRAVEAVLTRADLADGFMIGNALRGLIPATLA; the protein is encoded by the coding sequence TTGCCCCCGGAGACGACCGGTTGCATCTGCCGCGCAGTGATCCGCCGCGACCGCCCCTTCGTGTTGCTCGACGATGCCCGTGCCGCGGGTGCGGCGCCGGCGCGGCTGTACCAGGACCCGACCGGCACCGTCGAAGCACGGGCGCTGGTCGAGGTGAAGCCCGCGCTCGACCGTCTCCGCGCGGCGCGCCATCGCGGGCTGCACGCGGTAGGATACATGGCCTACGAAGCGGCCGCGGCGTTCGAACCGGTGCTGGGCAGCCTGGCCGCCGACGACGCGCCATTGCTGTGGTTCGGCTTGTTCGAAAGCTATGACGAGATCGCGCCCGACGATGTGCCGGCGCTGCTTCCCGACCCCAATTCGGCCTGGGCCGGGACACCGCTGCCCGATGTCGATCGCGGTGGCTATGCCGACCGTTTCGACCGCATCCATGCGCTGATCGAGGCGGGGGACATCTACCAGGCCAATCTCAGCTACCGTGCCCGCGTCCCCATCGCCGGCGACCCGCTTGCGATTTATGCCAAGCTGAGGGCGAGCGCGCAGGCGGGCTATGGCGCGGTGGTATCGACGGGGATCGACTGGCTGTTGTCACTGTCGCCCGAATTGTTCTTCGCGCTCGACGGGGCGACGCTGACCGCCAAACCGATGAAGGGGACCGCGCGCCGCGGGGCCACGCCCGACGAGGATCGCAAGCTCGCCGCCGAACTGGGGAACGACGCCAAGCAGCGTGCCGAGAATCTGATGATCGTCGATCTGCTCCGCAACGATCTGTCGCGCGTCGCCGGCAATGTCGCGGTGCCGGAATTGTTCGCGGTCGAGACATATCCGACGATCCATACGATGACCTCGACCGTCACCGCGACGCTCGCGCCCGACCAGGACGCGATCGACGTGCTCGCGGCGCTATTTCCCTGCGGATCGATCACCGGCGCGCCGAAAATCCGCGCGATCGAGGCGCTGGCCGAGATCGAGACAGAGAGCGCACCGCGTGGGCCCTATACCGGCGCGATCGGGCGACTCGACGCAGGCGGCGGGGCGATGTTCAACGTCGCGATCCGCACGCTCGCGATCAATGGCGACGACGACCACGCGACGCTCGGCGCGGGCGGCGGCATTGTCGCCGACTCGCGTGAAGCCGAGGAATGGGACGAGGCGCTGGCGAAGATGGACTTCGTCACCGCCGGCGCGCGCACGATCGACTTGATCGAGACGATGGCGTTCGACCCGGTCGAAGGCTTGCCGCTGCTCGAGCGGCACCTCGCGCGGATGAAGGACAGCGCCGCATTGCTAGGCTTCGCGTTCGATCGTCACGCCGCGCGCAACGAACTTCAGGCCGCGACCTTCCGGCTGCGCGAGCCGAAACGGATTCGGTTGCTGCTGGCGAAGACAGGGGCGGTCGCGATCGAGGTTGCGCCGCTGCCGCCCGCATCGACCGATCCGGTTGCGGTGGCGATCGTTCCGATGCCCGTCGCGCGCGCCGATTTTCGCCTGCGTCACAAGACCAGCGATCGCGCGTTTTACGACCGTGCCCGCGGCTCCGCGTTCGAAGTGCTGTTCGAGCGCGACGGACAACTCACCGAAGGCAGCTTCACCAATCTGTTCGTCGAGCGCGACGGCATGTTCCTAACCCCGCCGCTCGGCCTCGGACTCCTACCCGGCGTCCTGCGCGGCGACCTGATCGACAGCGGTCGCGCGGTCGAGGCTGTGCTGACCCGCGCCGACCTCGCCGACGGCTTCATGATCGGCAATGCGTTGCGCGGCCTGATTCCCGCTACGCTCGCCTGA
- the plsX gene encoding phosphate acyltransferase PlsX — protein sequence MTTGSWIAVDAMGGDEGLAVMLAGVAEARRRYDGTHFFLVGDEARIAEGLKKHPNLTANSEIVHAPDVIRGDEKPGAALRRAKTTSMGVAIDLVKQGRAAAAVSSGNTGALMAMAKLSLRTMKGIDRPALAGLMPSLGKHDTVVLDLGANTECDARNLEEFAIMGAAYARTMLDLKSPKVALLNIGTEDMKGTDEIREAAAALRAATHLPLTFEGFIEGDKLSRGDVDVIVCDGFSGNVALKTAEGTARFVADLLRIAFSSSVRSKIGFLISRPATALLRDRLDPNNHNGAVFLGLNGLVVKSHGGANETGVANAIAVAAKSVRDDLATKIAEDLQHFAQTMPAETAEAAA from the coding sequence GTGACCACCGGCTCCTGGATCGCCGTCGACGCAATGGGCGGTGACGAGGGGCTGGCGGTGATGCTGGCGGGTGTCGCGGAAGCGCGGCGTCGCTATGACGGCACGCATTTCTTCCTGGTCGGTGACGAGGCGCGGATCGCCGAGGGGCTGAAGAAGCACCCCAACCTCACCGCCAATTCGGAAATCGTCCACGCGCCCGATGTGATTCGCGGCGACGAGAAGCCGGGCGCCGCCTTGCGCCGCGCCAAGACGACGTCGATGGGCGTCGCGATCGATCTGGTGAAGCAGGGCCGCGCCGCCGCCGCAGTGTCGTCGGGCAATACCGGCGCGCTGATGGCGATGGCGAAACTGTCGCTGCGTACGATGAAAGGCATCGATCGCCCCGCGCTCGCCGGACTGATGCCGAGCCTCGGCAAGCACGACACCGTGGTCCTCGATCTCGGCGCCAACACCGAGTGCGACGCGCGCAATCTCGAGGAATTCGCGATCATGGGCGCCGCTTATGCGCGGACCATGCTCGACCTCAAAAGCCCGAAGGTAGCGTTGCTCAACATCGGCACCGAGGACATGAAGGGCACCGATGAGATCCGCGAAGCCGCCGCCGCTTTGCGCGCCGCGACGCACCTGCCGCTGACGTTCGAAGGGTTCATCGAGGGCGACAAATTGTCGCGCGGCGATGTCGACGTGATCGTGTGCGACGGCTTTTCCGGGAACGTCGCGCTCAAGACCGCGGAAGGGACGGCGCGGTTCGTCGCCGACCTGCTGCGCATCGCTTTTTCGAGTTCGGTGCGGTCGAAGATCGGCTTCCTGATCTCGCGCCCGGCGACGGCGCTGCTGCGCGATCGGCTCGACCCCAACAATCATAACGGCGCGGTCTTTCTCGGCCTCAACGGCCTGGTCGTGAAGAGCCATGGCGGCGCCAACGAGACCGGTGTCGCCAACGCGATCGCGGTCGCGGCGAAGAGCGTGCGCGACGACCTCGCGACCAAGATCGCCGAGGACCTCCAGCATTTCGCCCAGACGATGCCCGCAGAAACCGCCGAGGCCGCGGCATGA
- the pdeM gene encoding ligase-associated DNA damage response endonuclease PdeM, with product MVPFSFAGHQLAALPEGALYWPARRALILADLHFEKASWFASFGQMLPPYDSAATLTAIEAVVGATDPVEIWCLGDSFHDSRGCDRLPDAEQARLRALTAAHRWTWIVGNHDSAIGNPCGGVVIDDAVVDGLVLRHEADRRDPRPELSGHFHPKLRVRVRGRLVSRRCFVATDSKLILPAFGALTGGLDIHHPEIIRAVGRDGEALVPLADRLLRFPLAA from the coding sequence ATGGTTCCCTTTTCGTTCGCCGGCCATCAACTTGCCGCGTTGCCCGAAGGCGCGCTGTACTGGCCGGCGCGACGCGCGTTGATCCTGGCCGACCTCCATTTCGAGAAGGCGAGCTGGTTCGCGAGCTTCGGCCAAATGCTGCCGCCGTACGACAGCGCGGCGACGCTGACCGCGATCGAAGCGGTGGTCGGGGCGACCGATCCGGTCGAGATCTGGTGCCTGGGCGACAGCTTCCACGACTCGCGCGGGTGCGACCGGCTTCCAGACGCCGAGCAAGCGCGGTTACGCGCGCTGACCGCGGCGCATCGCTGGACGTGGATCGTCGGCAATCACGATTCGGCGATCGGCAATCCGTGCGGCGGCGTCGTGATCGACGATGCGGTGGTCGACGGCCTGGTATTGCGCCACGAAGCCGACCGCCGCGATCCGCGCCCCGAACTGTCGGGGCATTTCCACCCCAAACTCCGCGTCCGTGTACGCGGACGGTTGGTGTCGCGGCGCTGCTTCGTCGCGACCGACAGCAAGCTGATCCTGCCGGCGTTCGGCGCGCTGACGGGCGGGCTGGACATCCACCATCCCGAAATCATTCGGGCGGTCGGCCGCGACGGCGAGGCGCTGGTGCCGCTGGCCGACCGGTTGTTGAGATTTCCCTTGGCAGCCTGA
- a CDS encoding MAPEG family protein, which produces MILPITLVMAAAAGLINIWLAVRVTQVRSKNNVWLGDGGSEAVVARTRAHTNFVEYAPFVLILIALIELARGPSLWLWGLGIAFTLARLCHGIGMDPTAPRILRRIGAITTLVVLLALSGWALAIGYQGAAEKPDASPIIIGAPPARG; this is translated from the coding sequence ATGATCCTGCCGATAACGCTCGTGATGGCCGCCGCGGCGGGACTGATCAACATCTGGCTGGCGGTTCGCGTCACGCAAGTGCGGTCGAAGAACAACGTCTGGCTCGGCGACGGCGGCAGTGAGGCCGTAGTCGCCCGCACCCGGGCGCACACCAATTTCGTCGAATATGCGCCCTTCGTCCTGATCCTGATCGCGCTGATCGAACTCGCGCGCGGCCCCAGCCTGTGGCTGTGGGGGCTGGGCATCGCGTTCACGCTGGCGCGGTTGTGCCACGGGATCGGCATGGACCCGACCGCGCCACGCATCCTCCGCCGGATCGGCGCAATCACGACGCTGGTGGTGTTGCTCGCTTTGTCGGGCTGGGCGCTGGCGATCGGCTACCAGGGCGCCGCCGAGAAGCCCGATGCCAGTCCGATCATCATCGGCGCGCCACCCGCGCGCGGTTAG
- a CDS encoding M20/M25/M40 family metallo-hydrolase, whose product MRALGWIVATALVGQSMGGAAAQTRPDQQAFFGLYKELVETNTAVDVGDCTKAAAQIAARLKAAGYADADIVQFSTPDHPKDGGLVAILKGSDAKAKPMLLLGHIDVVAANRADWVRDPFKLTEEGGYYYGRGTVDDKAMAAIWADAMIRFKQSGYKPKRTIKLALTCGEETTYAFNGAEWLAKNRKDLIAAEFALNEGGGGRYNAKGERELLAIQVGEKAAQNFTFTTTNPGGHSSQPVPDNAIYELADAIKRVQGYEFPVKFTDTTRAFFGMVAKAPTTPKPMADAITTLLANPDDAAANRIVSLDKALHSTLRTTCVATLLKAGHAENALPQSATANINCRIFPGESVDGTLAKLKELAGPKVTVTANSPIRPIGIPPKLDPKITGPMTTLAAKYFPGVPLLPTMSTGATDGIFLEAIGIPVYGAPGVFVDSDFSGVHGLNERIRVESLYAGRDYLYDLVKAYAG is encoded by the coding sequence ATGCGCGCATTGGGATGGATCGTCGCGACGGCGTTGGTCGGGCAATCGATGGGCGGTGCGGCGGCGCAGACCCGCCCCGATCAGCAGGCATTTTTCGGACTCTACAAGGAACTGGTCGAAACCAACACGGCGGTCGATGTCGGCGATTGCACCAAGGCCGCGGCGCAGATCGCCGCGCGGCTGAAGGCGGCGGGCTATGCCGATGCCGACATCGTCCAATTCTCGACCCCCGACCATCCCAAGGACGGCGGCCTCGTCGCGATCCTCAAAGGCAGCGACGCGAAGGCCAAGCCGATGCTGCTGCTCGGCCATATCGACGTCGTCGCGGCAAACCGCGCGGACTGGGTGCGCGATCCGTTCAAGCTGACCGAGGAAGGCGGCTATTATTACGGCCGCGGCACCGTCGACGACAAGGCGATGGCGGCGATCTGGGCCGACGCGATGATCCGATTCAAGCAATCGGGCTACAAGCCGAAGCGGACGATCAAGCTCGCGCTGACTTGCGGCGAGGAGACGACCTACGCGTTCAACGGCGCCGAATGGCTGGCTAAGAACAGGAAGGATCTGATCGCGGCCGAATTCGCGCTGAACGAGGGCGGCGGCGGGCGCTACAACGCCAAGGGCGAACGCGAATTGCTGGCGATCCAGGTCGGCGAAAAGGCGGCGCAGAACTTCACCTTCACGACTACCAACCCCGGCGGACACAGCTCGCAACCAGTGCCCGACAACGCGATCTACGAGCTCGCCGACGCGATCAAGCGCGTCCAGGGCTATGAGTTCCCGGTCAAGTTCACCGACACGACGCGGGCATTCTTCGGCATGGTCGCGAAGGCGCCGACCACGCCGAAGCCGATGGCCGACGCGATCACGACCTTGCTCGCCAACCCCGACGATGCCGCGGCGAACAGGATCGTCAGCCTGGACAAGGCGCTGCATTCGACGCTGCGCACGACCTGCGTCGCGACCCTGCTCAAGGCCGGCCACGCCGAAAATGCGCTGCCGCAAAGCGCGACTGCCAACATCAATTGCCGCATCTTCCCGGGCGAGAGCGTCGACGGCACGCTCGCCAAGCTGAAGGAATTGGCTGGGCCGAAGGTCACGGTGACCGCCAACTCTCCGATCCGCCCGATCGGCATTCCGCCCAAGCTCGATCCCAAGATCACCGGGCCGATGACGACGCTGGCCGCCAAATATTTCCCCGGCGTGCCGCTGTTGCCGACGATGTCGACCGGCGCGACCGACGGCATCTTCCTCGAAGCGATCGGCATTCCGGTCTACGGCGCGCCGGGGGTCTTCGTCGACAGCGATTTCAGCGGCGTGCACGGCCTGAACGAGCGGATCCGGGTGGAGTCGCTCTATGCCGGGCGGGACTATCTGTACGATCTGGTGAAGGCGTATGCGGGCTAG
- the msrA gene encoding peptide-methionine (S)-S-oxide reductase MsrA, which produces MIKTTLLSLALTGAIAFAAGHTSAAPERAVAIPAPARDVTPTAAPRVAVFAGGCFWGVSAVFERVKGVTGVTSGYAGGTAATATYDQVSTETTGHAEAVRITYDPRVVSYGTLLRVYFSIATDPTSLNRQGPDAGPSYRSAIFPQNDAQRGVAAAYIAQLTAAKAFPRPIVTKLETGRFFPAEDYHQRFYDKNPNHPYIVSWDKPKVAAFKTAFPQLAK; this is translated from the coding sequence ATGATCAAGACGACATTATTGAGCCTCGCGCTGACGGGCGCCATCGCCTTCGCGGCGGGACACACCAGCGCCGCTCCCGAGCGCGCCGTCGCCATCCCCGCCCCAGCGCGTGACGTCACGCCGACCGCCGCACCGCGCGTCGCCGTGTTCGCCGGCGGGTGCTTCTGGGGCGTGTCGGCGGTGTTCGAGCGGGTGAAGGGCGTGACCGGCGTGACGTCGGGCTATGCCGGCGGCACCGCGGCGACCGCGACCTACGACCAGGTATCGACCGAGACCACCGGCCATGCCGAGGCGGTGCGGATCACCTACGATCCGCGCGTCGTCAGCTACGGCACCCTGTTGCGCGTCTATTTCTCGATCGCGACCGACCCGACCTCGCTCAATCGTCAGGGGCCGGACGCCGGCCCGAGCTACCGGTCGGCGATCTTCCCGCAGAACGACGCGCAGCGCGGCGTCGCGGCGGCGTATATCGCGCAGCTGACGGCCGCCAAGGCGTTCCCGCGCCCGATCGTGACCAAGCTGGAAACCGGCCGCTTCTTCCCGGCGGAGGACTATCACCAGCGGTTCTACGACAAGAACCCGAACCATCCGTACATCGTGAGCTGGGACAAGCCCAAGGTCGCGGCGTTCAAGACGGCGTTTCCGCAGTTGGCGAAATAA
- a CDS encoding MBL fold metallo-hydrolase produces the protein MTEPSQPLRAAIIPVTPLQQNCTLLWCTKTMRGAFVDPGGDLPMLKSAMEKYGVTIEKILITHGHFDHAAGAAQLAEDLGVPIEGPHPDDNWLIEKLGEDGVQYGIPGRSFVPARWLDQGDEVTVGEVTFAVHHTPGHTPGHVVFHNADSKLAIVGDVLFQGSIGRTDFPRGDHNQLINSIVTRLWPMGDDTVFLPGHGQPSTFAQERASNPFVADSVLA, from the coding sequence ATGACCGAGCCCAGCCAGCCGCTCCGCGCGGCGATCATTCCCGTCACGCCGCTCCAGCAGAATTGCACGCTCCTGTGGTGCACGAAGACGATGCGCGGCGCGTTCGTCGATCCCGGCGGCGACTTGCCGATGCTCAAGTCGGCGATGGAGAAATACGGCGTCACGATCGAGAAGATCCTGATCACTCATGGGCATTTTGATCATGCGGCGGGCGCGGCGCAGCTGGCGGAAGATCTCGGCGTTCCGATCGAAGGGCCGCATCCGGACGACAATTGGCTGATCGAGAAGCTCGGCGAGGACGGCGTGCAATACGGCATACCGGGGCGGTCGTTCGTTCCTGCGCGCTGGCTCGACCAGGGCGACGAGGTGACGGTCGGCGAGGTGACGTTCGCGGTGCATCACACGCCGGGCCACACGCCCGGTCACGTCGTGTTCCACAACGCCGACTCGAAGCTCGCGATCGTCGGCGACGTGCTGTTCCAGGGATCGATCGGCCGCACCGATTTCCCGCGGGGGGACCACAACCAGCTGATCAATTCGATCGTCACGCGGCTGTGGCCGATGGGCGACGATACCGTGTTCCTGCCCGGCCACGGCCAGCCGAGCACCTTCGCGCAGGAACGCGCGAGCAACCCGTTCGTCGCCGATTCGGTCTTGGCCTAA